In Moorella sp. Hama-1, a single genomic region encodes these proteins:
- a CDS encoding N-acetylmuramoyl-L-alanine amidase, whose product MKVEYIIIHHTGAEEKDAEQVRRYHLSLGWRDVGYNYIIERDGRVVAGRSLAIPGAHCRDAGMNFKSAGMAVSRRGNPGGFYLLTVSLAHFWMDQSGTIGNRQGNLE is encoded by the coding sequence GTGAAAGTCGAGTACATCATCATCCACCACACCGGCGCCGAGGAGAAGGACGCAGAGCAGGTGCGGCGCTACCACCTTTCTTTAGGCTGGCGCGACGTGGGCTACAACTACATAATCGAGCGGGACGGCCGGGTGGTTGCGGGCCGCAGCCTCGCCATACCCGGCGCCCACTGCCGGGACGCAGGGATGAACTTTAAGTCCGCTGGCATGGCCGTCAGCCGTCGTGGTAACCCAGGCGGTTTTTATTTACTTACCGTAAGCCTGGCGCATTTTTGGATGGATCAATCAGGTACCATTGGAAATAGGCAGGGAAATTTGGAATAG
- a CDS encoding type II toxin-antitoxin system HicA family toxin — protein MSNLPHITGPELIRALQHLGFHVIRRKGSHSFLRHTEDPTRVAIVATHKGETIPPGTLTAILRTAKITVEELRKYI, from the coding sequence ATGAGCAATCTGCCTCATATCACTGGTCCAGAGTTAATCCGCGCCTTGCAACATTTAGGTTTTCACGTTATCCGCAGGAAGGGAAGCCACAGTTTTCTTCGCCATACGGAAGATCCCACTCGTGTGGCTATTGTTGCCACCCATAAAGGTGAAACAATCCCGCCTGGCACCCTGACCGCTATTCTTCGCACCGCGAAAATAACTGTTGAGGAACTACGTAAGTACATATAA
- a CDS encoding YdcF family protein → MIKKAIIAAAAAIIIITGLMYGYIEWYGRTSEPRPADVLIVLGAAVWSGGPSPALLERVSLAQELYQNGYARAIITTGGAGSLNPVPEGAAARNVLLAAGVPAGAVYAETRSRNTRDNLAEAHKIMRQNGWRRAIIVTHDYHLLRAIREAERLGIEADGAGVHQTAMFRPPLVLREVLANIARTFT, encoded by the coding sequence ATGATTAAAAAGGCAATCATCGCTGCTGCGGCGGCCATTATTATCATAACGGGCCTTATGTACGGGTATATCGAATGGTATGGGCGTACCAGCGAGCCCCGGCCTGCCGATGTCCTGATCGTACTGGGAGCGGCCGTTTGGAGCGGTGGCCCCAGCCCGGCCCTGCTGGAACGTGTCTCCCTGGCGCAAGAGCTTTACCAGAATGGCTATGCCCGGGCCATAATTACGACGGGCGGGGCCGGCAGTTTAAACCCTGTACCGGAAGGTGCTGCAGCCAGAAACGTACTTCTCGCCGCCGGTGTTCCGGCCGGGGCAGTGTATGCGGAGACCAGATCCCGTAACACCAGGGACAATCTAGCGGAGGCGCACAAAATTATGCGCCAAAATGGTTGGCGGAGGGCCATTATTGTCACCCATGATTATCACCTGCTGCGGGCCATCAGGGAAGCCGAACGTTTGGGAATAGAGGCCGATGGCGCCGGAGTTCATCAAACGGCCATGTTCAGGCCGCCCCTTGTATTACGCGAGGTACTGGCCAATATCGCCAGAACCTTTACCTGA
- a CDS encoding type II toxin-antitoxin system HicB family antitoxin produces MRKFTVILIPEDDGRWTAEVPTLPGCVTWGNTQQQALERIKEAIELYLEVLINDGKPIPEDRSVSTWIEVAI; encoded by the coding sequence ATGCGTAAATTTACGGTTATCCTTATTCCTGAAGATGATGGCCGCTGGACGGCCGAAGTACCTACACTCCCGGGTTGCGTTACCTGGGGTAATACCCAACAGCAAGCGTTGGAGCGAATTAAAGAAGCCATTGAACTTTACTTAGAGGTCCTTATCAATGACGGCAAACCCATTCCCGAAGATCGAAGTGTTTCCACCTGGATTGAGGTGGCCATATGA
- the nifS gene encoding cysteine desulfurase NifS, whose product MRRVYLDHSATTPVRPEVLEAMLPFLKDEAFGNPSTIYSYGREAKKALDEAREKVANLIGARPEEIFFTSGGTEADNLALIGTAAANEKKGRHIITSSIEHHAVLHTAQYLLRHGFKVTFLPVTPEGLVRVEDVEKAITDETILISVMHVNNEVGTIQPIKAIGQLARERGIIFHSDAVQSAGKIPVNVDELGVDLLSVSGHKIYGPKGIGCLYIRKGTRINPILYGGAQERKRRPGTENMPGIVGFGRAAELAGQELKGEMERLQGLRDKLIDGILSRIEDVQLNGDPRQRVATNANFSFLYVEGESLLLSLDMKGICASSGSACTSGSLDPSHVLLAMGLPHEVAHGSVRMTLGRDNTEEDIDYVLEVMPEIVARLRSMSPLYNQAGSNQ is encoded by the coding sequence ATGCGCAGGGTATATCTTGATCATAGTGCTACAACGCCGGTCAGGCCGGAAGTCCTGGAGGCTATGTTACCCTTTTTAAAGGATGAGGCCTTTGGCAATCCTTCCACCATTTACAGCTACGGCCGCGAGGCGAAGAAAGCCCTGGACGAGGCCCGGGAAAAAGTAGCCAACCTGATCGGTGCCCGACCGGAGGAGATCTTTTTTACCAGCGGTGGGACCGAGGCCGACAACCTGGCCCTCATCGGCACGGCCGCGGCCAATGAGAAGAAGGGCCGCCATATTATCACCTCCAGCATTGAGCACCACGCCGTTTTGCATACAGCCCAGTACCTGCTGCGCCACGGCTTCAAAGTGACCTTCCTGCCGGTGACCCCGGAAGGCCTGGTACGGGTCGAGGACGTGGAAAAGGCTATTACCGATGAAACCATCCTAATCAGCGTTATGCACGTCAATAATGAAGTTGGTACCATCCAGCCTATCAAGGCGATAGGTCAGCTGGCCCGGGAACGGGGGATTATCTTCCATTCCGATGCCGTCCAGAGTGCAGGCAAAATACCGGTTAATGTCGACGAACTGGGCGTTGACCTGCTGTCGGTTTCAGGGCATAAGATTTATGGTCCCAAGGGGATTGGCTGCCTTTATATCCGCAAAGGGACCAGGATCAACCCCATCCTTTACGGCGGCGCCCAGGAGCGTAAACGCCGGCCGGGGACGGAGAACATGCCCGGCATCGTCGGCTTCGGCCGGGCTGCTGAACTGGCTGGTCAGGAACTGAAGGGCGAGATGGAACGCCTGCAGGGTCTCCGGGACAAGCTGATTGACGGTATCCTGAGTCGCATTGAGGATGTCCAGTTAAACGGCGATCCCCGGCAGCGGGTGGCCACCAATGCCAATTTCAGCTTTCTCTATGTTGAGGGCGAATCCTTACTCTTGAGCCTGGATATGAAGGGCATTTGCGCCTCCAGCGGCTCAGCCTGTACCTCCGGCTCCCTGGATCCCTCCCATGTCCTCCTGGCCATGGGGCTCCCCCACGAGGTCGCCCACGGTTCGGTGCGCATGACCCTGGGCCGCGACAATACGGAAGAGGATATCGATTACGTCCTGGAGGTTATGCCGGAGATAGTGGCGCGCCTGCGTTCCATGTCGCCTTTATACAACCAGGCCGGCAGTAACCAGTAG
- a CDS encoding DEAD/DEAH box helicase family protein: protein MPRRSRSSQTANNGSTYIKLEERLILLAWLNSLFGYNSNKDMLTDLKDTGEGFDPEGRSFIYHHLVGRGDKLRIPLEKLKLYDENIRKHLAAVNQGRIKAVTLRYFQYLALLYTEIFLDWRFNHLDELLHQLNAFVVTRNTAKAPGEQPDPLFTEDDLNKVAFWMDTGSGKTLIMHINYYQFLHYNRRPLDNILLITPNEGLSEQHMVEMDASNIPYERVSNMGLLNIGRSEGSQIIQLFGRGVRLRGRDFSLKRSSALDGEHPRPIRLLETLNIFAVRANYMTQFRAYLEREGVETEGHIELPLAIRPNRNFLTKELLVPELPEGRSFTEECWLLLAPDLAAKVTVDMTLKLDAIRSQVGGVATLSMRAGQEQVIPPASLNLVDWQAVYLELLKFKEQKGFSNLILRPETPRQLLEFAEPRLYKLLANETVVKPQSFEQLPLLQEAVLSILRKYIEKYYRVYQERWETRNMTYDFLDVCHPNFKNYTVKIPRSEKQLIAAVKQLIDEGQRIYEQETRELPNIYFDRHLYQPLLIERDERVKAIPPGLKESERRFVEDLRKYVRREAGGKLAGPAGGKPGGA, encoded by the coding sequence TTGCCCCGTAGAAGTCGTAGCTCACAGACCGCAAATAATGGTTCCACCTATATCAAGCTGGAAGAACGCCTGATCCTATTAGCCTGGCTAAATAGCCTCTTTGGCTATAATAGCAATAAAGATATGTTAACCGATCTGAAGGACACCGGGGAAGGGTTCGATCCTGAAGGCCGGAGTTTTATTTATCACCACCTGGTGGGCCGCGGCGATAAGCTCCGGATCCCTTTAGAGAAACTAAAGCTGTACGACGAAAACATTCGTAAGCATCTTGCAGCCGTCAATCAGGGCCGGATTAAAGCGGTTACGTTAAGATATTTTCAATATTTAGCCTTGTTGTATACCGAAATATTCCTGGACTGGCGTTTTAATCATCTGGACGAGCTCCTGCACCAGTTGAACGCCTTTGTTGTGACCCGCAATACCGCTAAAGCCCCGGGAGAGCAACCTGACCCTCTTTTTACTGAGGACGACTTAAATAAAGTCGCCTTTTGGATGGACACCGGCAGCGGTAAGACCCTGATTATGCATATTAACTACTATCAATTTCTGCATTATAACCGCAGGCCATTGGATAATATTCTGTTAATTACACCTAATGAAGGACTCTCTGAACAGCATATGGTAGAGATGGATGCTTCCAATATCCCCTACGAACGGGTCTCTAACATGGGTCTCCTGAACATTGGTCGTAGCGAAGGATCGCAGATTATCCAGCTTTTCGGCCGGGGAGTGCGGCTGCGCGGCCGGGATTTCAGCCTGAAACGCAGCTCGGCCCTGGACGGTGAGCATCCCCGGCCCATCAGGTTACTGGAGACGTTAAACATTTTCGCCGTCCGGGCCAATTATATGACCCAGTTCCGCGCGTACCTTGAGCGGGAGGGTGTGGAAACTGAGGGGCATATTGAATTACCTTTAGCTATCCGGCCCAACCGGAACTTCCTGACTAAGGAGTTATTGGTGCCAGAGCTGCCGGAAGGAAGAAGCTTCACAGAAGAGTGCTGGCTACTGCTGGCCCCTGATCTTGCCGCTAAGGTTACAGTGGATATGACCCTCAAGCTAGATGCCATTCGCAGCCAGGTGGGCGGCGTTGCCACCCTATCTATGCGGGCCGGTCAGGAGCAGGTGATTCCCCCCGCCAGCCTGAACTTGGTAGATTGGCAGGCCGTTTATCTCGAGCTACTGAAATTTAAGGAGCAAAAGGGTTTCTCTAACCTTATTTTACGACCGGAGACGCCCAGGCAATTGCTTGAATTTGCCGAGCCCCGTCTTTACAAGCTGCTGGCAAACGAAACGGTGGTTAAGCCGCAGTCTTTTGAGCAGCTACCTTTATTACAAGAGGCAGTACTATCTATCCTACGCAAGTATATAGAAAAGTATTATCGGGTTTACCAGGAACGCTGGGAAACCAGAAATATGACCTATGACTTTCTTGACGTATGCCATCCAAACTTTAAGAACTATACAGTAAAGATACCGCGGTCGGAAAAGCAGCTTATTGCTGCCGTGAAACAACTTATCGATGAAGGCCAACGTATTTATGAGCAAGAGACCAGGGAATTACCCAATATTTATTTCGATAGGCATCTTTACCAGCCGTTACTTATTGAACGTGACGAAAGGGTTAAAGCCATACCTCCTGGATTAAAAGAAAGCGAGCGGCGGTTCGTGGAGGATCTGCGTAAATATGTTCGGCGGGAGGCAGGTGGAAAACTGGCCGGCCCCGCCGGGGGAAAACCGGGCGGGGCTTAA
- the mnmA gene encoding tRNA 2-thiouridine(34) synthase MnmA has product MVAMSGGVDSSTAAVLLKEAGYEVIGVTLALWPEDAPPPPGESGCCSLLAVDDARRVANILDIPYYVLNFRDLFEHEVIDYFVASYLEGETPNPCIACNRRIKFGALLAKARALGMDYIATGHYARRWYDQEKERYLLARGRDDSKDQSYALYTFTQEQLAHTLLPLGDYLKTEVREIAARYGLPVARKAESQEICFVTQGDYRDYLQQRAGSAIRPGPILDTAGRVLGQHRGLPFYTIGQRKGLGLALGKPCFVVALDPERNAVIVGAKEELAQRVLYARDNNYILWVEPPAGARVQAKIRYRAPEAAATLYPQPEGRTRLEFDEPQRAITPGQAVVYYQDDLVVGGGTIENTSQI; this is encoded by the coding sequence ATGGTGGCCATGAGCGGCGGCGTGGATAGCTCCACGGCCGCCGTTTTACTAAAGGAAGCCGGTTACGAGGTAATTGGAGTCACCCTGGCCCTCTGGCCTGAGGATGCACCACCACCGCCGGGGGAAAGCGGCTGTTGCAGCCTCTTGGCCGTCGACGATGCCCGCCGGGTGGCCAACATCCTGGATATACCCTATTATGTCCTTAACTTTCGCGACCTCTTTGAACATGAGGTCATCGATTATTTTGTCGCTTCCTACCTGGAAGGAGAAACACCCAACCCCTGTATCGCCTGTAACCGGCGCATCAAATTCGGCGCCCTCCTGGCTAAGGCCCGGGCCCTGGGGATGGACTATATTGCCACCGGCCATTACGCCCGGCGCTGGTATGATCAAGAAAAAGAGCGTTACCTGCTGGCCAGGGGCCGGGATGACAGTAAAGACCAGAGCTATGCCCTTTACACCTTTACCCAGGAGCAACTCGCCCATACCCTGCTGCCCCTGGGCGATTATTTAAAAACCGAGGTGCGGGAAATAGCTGCCCGCTACGGCCTGCCGGTGGCCCGGAAGGCCGAGTCCCAGGAGATCTGCTTCGTCACCCAGGGGGATTACCGCGACTACCTGCAGCAGCGCGCTGGCTCAGCCATCAGGCCCGGTCCCATCCTGGACACAGCAGGCCGGGTCCTGGGCCAGCACCGGGGACTGCCCTTCTACACCATCGGCCAGCGTAAAGGCCTGGGCCTGGCCCTGGGCAAACCCTGTTTTGTAGTCGCCCTGGACCCGGAACGCAATGCCGTTATCGTCGGCGCTAAGGAAGAACTGGCGCAACGGGTCCTTTACGCCCGGGATAATAACTATATCCTCTGGGTCGAACCGCCGGCGGGAGCCCGGGTGCAGGCGAAAATCCGCTACCGCGCTCCGGAAGCGGCGGCCACCCTGTATCCCCAGCCAGAAGGCCGGACCAGGCTGGAGTTTGACGAACCCCAGCGGGCCATCACTCCAGGCCAGGCCGTGGTCTACTACCAGGACGACCTGGTGGTGGGCGGGGGAACCATTGAAAACACTTCACAAATATAG
- a CDS encoding tRNA threonylcarbamoyladenosine dehydratase: MESFWSRTEMLIGSAGRERLATARVAVIGTGGVGSFAVEGLIRAGVGYLELVDPDVVRPSNLNRQLPALQSTLGQPKVAVLAARCHDINPEATIVPRQEAYSPATGSNFVRPDLDFLVDAIDSLGAKIDLLATAIKAGRPVVSSMGAGNRLDPTLLRVADISATRGCPLARRVRRGLRARGIERGLTVVYSKEPPWSTRPLSGLGPGERQPPGSMIFVPAVAGLILANLVIGSIIGADR, encoded by the coding sequence GTGGAAAGTTTCTGGTCCCGTACGGAAATGCTTATCGGCTCTGCCGGCCGGGAGCGCCTGGCAACAGCGCGGGTAGCAGTCATCGGCACCGGTGGCGTCGGTTCCTTCGCCGTCGAGGGGCTGATCCGGGCCGGGGTAGGCTACCTGGAACTGGTGGACCCGGATGTCGTCCGGCCCAGCAACCTGAACCGCCAACTGCCGGCCCTGCAGTCTACCCTGGGGCAACCTAAAGTGGCCGTCCTGGCAGCACGCTGCCACGATATCAACCCGGAGGCGACCATCGTCCCCCGGCAGGAAGCCTACAGCCCGGCAACGGGCTCTAACTTTGTTCGGCCCGACCTGGACTTCCTGGTAGACGCCATCGACAGCCTGGGGGCCAAGATTGACCTCCTGGCCACGGCCATTAAAGCCGGCCGGCCGGTTGTCAGCAGCATGGGCGCCGGTAATCGCCTGGACCCCACCCTGCTGCGGGTGGCCGATATCAGTGCCACCCGGGGCTGCCCCCTGGCCCGCCGGGTCCGCCGGGGCCTCAGGGCGCGGGGGATAGAAAGGGGACTGACGGTGGTCTACTCGAAAGAGCCTCCATGGTCGACCAGGCCGCTATCGGGCTTAGGGCCGGGAGAGAGGCAGCCCCCGGGCAGTATGATCTTTGTTCCTGCCGTGGCCGGCCTGATCCTGGCCAACCTGGTAATAGGATCAATTATAGGCGCTGATCGATAG
- the trxA gene encoding thioredoxin, with product MAAPNIITLTDANFEEEVLNATTPVLVDFWATWCGPCRMIAPIVDELAGEYGDRLKVAKLNVDEYPRIPADYGIMSIPTLLLFKGGEVAARTVGFQTKEKLAQMLEKNI from the coding sequence ATGGCAGCACCCAACATTATTACCCTGACGGATGCCAACTTTGAGGAGGAAGTGCTGAACGCCACCACCCCGGTCCTGGTTGATTTCTGGGCCACCTGGTGCGGTCCCTGCCGGATGATTGCCCCCATTGTGGACGAGCTGGCCGGCGAATATGGCGACAGGTTGAAAGTGGCCAAACTCAATGTCGACGAGTACCCCAGGATCCCCGCTGACTATGGGATTATGAGCATCCCGACCCTGCTCCTCTTTAAAGGGGGCGAGGTTGCGGCCCGTACAGTGGGCTTCCAGACCAAGGAGAAACTCGCCCAGATGCTGGAGAAAAACATATAG
- a CDS encoding AAA family ATPase yields the protein MDLFEQAAAEKQKEQAPLAVRMRPRTLDEFVGQEKIIGPGTLLRRAIEGDSLTSIILWGPPGSGKTTLARIIAQMTRSHFEALNAVLDGISDIRRVIAASREREKYYQQKTVIFVDEIHRWAKNIQDALLPCVEEGLLTLIGATIENPMFTVNAAIRSRSRIFRLEALTDKDILVLLQRALADRERGLGKFNVQADPEALEHLARVANGDARVALNALEFAALTTPPDASGRRHLTVAVAEEAIQQRAVLYDRDGDQHYDCVSAWIKSMRGSDPDAALYWLARMIYAGEDPAFLARRLMIHAAEDVGLADPQALVVTSAAAQAVERVGLPEGRIILAEATLYIALAPKSNSVIKAIDAALAAVAKEAAPPVPVHLRDANYRGAAALGHGKGYKYPHDYPGGWVEQQYLPDNLRGKIFYHPRDYGREGQLKTAWQQRTGRRK from the coding sequence ATGGATCTCTTCGAACAGGCCGCCGCAGAAAAACAAAAGGAGCAGGCCCCCCTGGCCGTGCGTATGCGTCCCCGTACCCTGGATGAGTTCGTCGGCCAGGAAAAAATAATCGGCCCCGGCACCCTGCTGCGCCGGGCCATCGAGGGCGACAGCCTGACCTCCATTATTCTCTGGGGGCCGCCCGGGAGCGGCAAAACCACCCTGGCCCGGATCATCGCCCAGATGACCAGGTCCCACTTTGAAGCCCTTAACGCTGTTTTAGACGGCATCAGCGATATCCGGCGGGTGATCGCCGCCTCCCGGGAGCGGGAGAAATACTACCAGCAAAAGACAGTTATCTTCGTCGACGAGATCCATCGCTGGGCCAAAAACATCCAGGACGCCCTCCTGCCCTGTGTCGAGGAGGGATTGCTGACCCTCATCGGCGCCACCATCGAAAATCCCATGTTTACCGTCAACGCCGCCATTCGTTCCCGGTCCCGCATCTTTCGCCTGGAGGCTTTAACTGATAAGGATATCCTTGTCCTCCTGCAACGGGCCCTGGCGGACCGGGAACGGGGCCTGGGCAAATTCAACGTCCAGGCCGACCCGGAGGCCCTGGAGCACCTGGCCCGGGTGGCCAACGGCGATGCCCGGGTAGCTTTAAACGCCCTGGAGTTCGCCGCCCTGACCACGCCCCCGGATGCATCCGGCCGGCGTCACCTGACCGTGGCGGTGGCGGAAGAGGCTATCCAGCAGCGGGCCGTCCTCTACGACCGCGACGGGGACCAGCACTACGACTGCGTCTCGGCCTGGATCAAGAGTATGCGCGGTTCTGACCCTGACGCCGCCCTGTATTGGCTGGCGCGGATGATCTATGCTGGCGAGGACCCGGCTTTCCTGGCCCGGCGGCTGATGATTCATGCCGCCGAAGACGTCGGCCTGGCCGATCCCCAGGCCTTGGTGGTGACCAGCGCCGCCGCCCAGGCCGTCGAACGGGTAGGCCTGCCGGAGGGCAGGATCATCCTGGCCGAAGCTACCCTCTACATCGCCTTGGCCCCCAAGAGCAACTCCGTCATCAAGGCCATTGACGCCGCCCTGGCGGCGGTGGCCAAAGAGGCCGCCCCGCCCGTACCGGTACACCTGCGGGACGCCAATTACCGCGGCGCGGCCGCCCTGGGCCACGGCAAGGGCTATAAGTACCCCCACGACTACCCCGGGGGCTGGGTGGAGCAGCAGTACCTGCCGGACAACCTGCGGGGCAAGATCTTTTATCACCCCAGGGACTACGGCCGGGAGGGGCAACTAAAAACCGCCTGGCAGCAGCGCACCGGGCGGCGGAAATAG
- a CDS encoding metal-sensitive transcriptional regulator, with the protein MLSRVPGEESSYAPQRDDLLLRLRKIEGQVKGIHRMIEEDKYCVDILIQIAAVRAALKKVGSMIFEAHVRGCVRTAIVNQADKEIISELIDVLNRFIG; encoded by the coding sequence ATGTTGAGCAGGGTACCTGGCGAAGAGAGTTCCTATGCACCCCAGCGGGATGATTTACTGCTGCGCCTGCGCAAGATTGAGGGCCAGGTCAAGGGCATCCACCGCATGATCGAAGAGGACAAGTACTGCGTTGATATCCTGATCCAGATTGCGGCCGTCCGGGCGGCCCTAAAAAAGGTGGGCAGCATGATCTTTGAGGCTCATGTCCGGGGTTGTGTCCGCACGGCAATTGTCAATCAGGCAGATAAAGAAATCATCAGCGAACTTATTGATGTTTTAAACCGCTTCATCGGTTAA
- a CDS encoding Mrp/NBP35 family ATP-binding protein translates to MANEACETCNPETCESSTCEVKKPGRVPPHELTHIKHVIGVMSGKGGVGKSSVTALLALALKEEGYRVGILDADITGPSIPRIFGLHRPPEGTANGMIAPESDGGTRIMSLNLLLPHEDDPVIWRGPLIGGAVKQFWTDVIWGDLDYLLVDLPPGTGDAPLTVLQSLPLDGLVIVSSPQELAHMVVRKAVKMATIMNVRILGLVENMSFARCPGCGREIYIFGPSRAEAAAAEASIPLLGTLPLDPELTALSDNGRVEEYHGPLLARARELVQKITAGQQ, encoded by the coding sequence TTGGCCAACGAAGCCTGCGAGACCTGTAACCCGGAAACCTGTGAATCCAGTACTTGTGAAGTTAAAAAGCCGGGCCGGGTCCCGCCCCACGAACTTACCCATATCAAGCATGTTATCGGCGTCATGAGCGGCAAGGGCGGAGTCGGTAAATCCTCCGTCACGGCCCTACTGGCGCTGGCTTTAAAAGAGGAAGGCTACCGGGTGGGTATCCTGGACGCGGATATTACTGGGCCCAGCATTCCCCGTATCTTTGGCCTGCACCGCCCACCCGAGGGTACGGCCAATGGGATGATTGCCCCGGAGAGCGATGGAGGCACCAGGATCATGTCCCTGAACCTTCTGCTGCCCCATGAAGACGACCCGGTTATCTGGCGCGGTCCCTTGATCGGCGGGGCTGTGAAGCAGTTCTGGACCGACGTTATCTGGGGCGACCTGGATTACCTGCTGGTAGATCTGCCGCCGGGAACCGGCGACGCCCCCCTGACGGTCCTTCAGTCCCTGCCCCTGGACGGCCTGGTCATCGTCAGCTCACCCCAGGAACTGGCCCACATGGTGGTCCGTAAGGCCGTCAAAATGGCTACCATTATGAACGTCAGGATCCTGGGCCTGGTGGAGAATATGAGCTTTGCCCGCTGCCCTGGCTGCGGCCGGGAGATCTATATCTTTGGCCCTAGCCGCGCCGAAGCAGCGGCGGCTGAAGCCAGTATCCCCCTGCTGGGTACCCTGCCCCTGGATCCGGAGCTGACAGCCCTGAGCGATAATGGCCGGGTCGAGGAGTACCACGGGCCCTTGCTGGCCCGGGCCAGGGAATTGGTGCAAAAGATAACGGCCGGGCAGCAGTAA
- a CDS encoding RrF2 family transcriptional regulator, translating into MKLSTRGEYGLRAMFDLAQHYGEGPIPIKSVAERQDISEHYLEQLIAALRKAGLVKSVRGAQGGYILSREPEEITVGDIIRVLEGPIAPVDCLNVGEGESCERAETCVTRGIWEKVRDSISDVLDSFTLADMVAKASQMHQNSKYYMYYI; encoded by the coding sequence GTGAAACTCTCGACTCGAGGTGAGTATGGCCTCCGGGCCATGTTTGACCTGGCCCAGCACTACGGCGAGGGTCCTATACCCATTAAAAGCGTGGCCGAGCGGCAGGATATTTCCGAGCACTACCTGGAACAATTAATTGCCGCTTTGCGTAAAGCCGGGCTGGTCAAGAGCGTACGCGGCGCCCAGGGGGGATATATCCTCAGCCGGGAGCCCGAGGAGATTACCGTGGGTGATATCATCCGGGTTTTGGAGGGCCCTATTGCCCCGGTAGACTGCCTGAACGTCGGCGAGGGTGAGAGTTGTGAACGGGCCGAGACCTGTGTCACCAGGGGTATCTGGGAAAAGGTCCGGGACAGTATCAGCGATGTTCTGGATAGTTTTACCCTGGCGGATATGGTAGCCAAGGCCAGTCAAATGCATCAAAACAGTAAATACTATATGTATTACATCTGA
- a CDS encoding DUF134 domain-containing protein yields the protein MPRPPICRRVEFLPGVTYFKPAAIPLRDLEEVVLAVEELEAIRLKDKEGLEQEDCAVRMGVSRPTFVRILNAARDKVADALVNGKAIRVEGGCYRLVGQRVRCRHCGHEWEQEQGEEACPRCGSRELAGRGAGPGRGRCHRHGHGPYGGIDTTTVSPDEGLPEEPDARETSRKSPQ from the coding sequence ATGCCGCGGCCACCCATTTGCCGGCGGGTAGAGTTTCTGCCGGGGGTTACCTATTTTAAACCGGCAGCCATACCCCTGCGGGACCTGGAAGAGGTTGTCCTGGCGGTGGAGGAACTGGAAGCCATCCGCCTGAAGGATAAAGAGGGTTTGGAACAGGAAGATTGTGCCGTCCGCATGGGCGTTTCCCGGCCGACCTTTGTACGGATTTTAAACGCCGCCCGGGATAAAGTTGCCGACGCCCTGGTTAACGGCAAAGCCATCCGGGTGGAGGGCGGGTGCTACCGCCTGGTGGGCCAAAGGGTACGCTGCCGTCATTGCGGCCATGAATGGGAACAGGAGCAGGGGGAGGAGGCCTGTCCCCGCTGCGGGAGTAGGGAATTAGCCGGCCGGGGAGCCGGCCCGGGCCGGGGTCGCTGCCACCGTCACGGGCACGGTCCTTACGGCGGGATTGATACGACTACAGTCTCCCCGGACGAAGGACTGCCTGAAGAACCGGACGCCAGGGAGACATCCCGGAAGTCCCCGCAATAA
- the nifU gene encoding Fe-S cluster assembly scaffold protein NifU, producing the protein MYTEKVMDHFTNPRNVGEIENPDGVGQVGNPVCGDIMRLYIKVDDGIIKDVKFKTFGCGAAIATSSMVTEMVKGKTLDEALKISNAAVAEALDGLPPQKMHCSNLAADALHAAIKDYQARQQKAS; encoded by the coding sequence GTGTATACAGAAAAGGTTATGGACCACTTCACCAATCCCCGCAACGTCGGCGAAATTGAAAACCCTGACGGCGTCGGCCAGGTCGGCAACCCGGTCTGCGGCGACATTATGCGCCTTTATATTAAAGTCGACGATGGGATCATCAAGGACGTCAAGTTTAAAACCTTTGGCTGCGGCGCCGCCATCGCCACCAGCAGCATGGTGACCGAGATGGTCAAGGGCAAGACCCTGGATGAAGCCCTGAAGATCAGCAACGCTGCCGTAGCCGAAGCCCTGGATGGGCTGCCGCCCCAGAAGATGCACTGTTCCAACCTGGCCGCCGATGCCCTGCATGCAGCCATCAAAGATTACCAGGCCAGGCAACAAAAGGCTTCTTAA